DNA from Streptomyces sp. NBC_01260:
TGGCCGGGTCCCCGGGTTCCTGGCCGCTTCCGCCCGGCAGCCCGGAAAGGACGGGGCCCACGGTGTCCTGGTAGGCGCCCAGGGCCGGGGAGGGCCGCAGTGCTGCGGCGCCGGCGAAGCCGGTACGGAACGCGCCGGGCTCGACGATCAGCACCCGAATGCCGTGCGGGACGACCTCGGCGGCCAACGCCTCGGAGAGCCCCTCCAGGGCGAACTTGGTGGCGCAGTAGGCGCCGACTCCCGCGAAGGCGAACCGGCCGCCCATGCTGGTCAGCTGCACGATGGCGCCCGAGCCCCGGCGGCGCATGTGCGGCAGCACGGCCCGGGTGAGCGCGGCCGGGCCGAAGAAGTGCAGGTCCATCAGGTCCCGCAGCTCCGCGTCGGTGGTCTCCTCGACCGCCCCCACCATGCCGCGTCCGGCGTTGTTGACCAGGATGTCGATCCGGCCGTGCCGGGCTGCCACGCCGTCGACCGCGGCTTGGACGCCCGCGATGTCAGTGACGTCCAGCGGTAGTGCCTCGACCTGGTCCGGGTGCGCAGCCACCAGGTCGTCGAGCAGCGCAGTGCGGCGGGCGGCGGCGACCACGATGTCGCCCGCAGCCACCGCCGCTTCGGTGATCGCCCGGCCGAACCCGCTGCTCGCCCCGGTGACCAGCCATACCTTGTTCATGTTCTTCTCCTTGTGCCAGGTGATCCGCTGCTCTCGGCGGTCCGTGTGTGAACTACCTTGCGGGGCAAACCGGTTGCCCGTCCAAGATCTGCTGTGATAGCCGATGGTTATGGACGTTCACGGACGGGACCTGAGGTATTTCGCCGCAGTGGCCGAGGAGCTGCACTTCACGCGCGCAGCCGAGCGGCTGTACGTCTCGCAGCCTGCACTGAGCAAGCAGATCAGGATGCTGGAGAAACAGGTGGGGGCCGCGTTGTTCGAGCGCAACCGGCGCGAAGTGCGTCTGAGCGCGGTCGGTGCAGCGCTGCTGCCGCATGTTCAGCGCATTCTCGCCGAGTGGGAGGCAGCCCAGGAGGCGGTCGCCCGGGTCGTGGCCGACCAGGCGGCCGTCCTCGTCGTGGGGATGAGTACCAGCCCGGGGCGCGGGGGCGTGCTGCCGGCGATCCGCTCCCGCTTCACCGCCGCACGCCCCGATGCCCGCCTCAGACTTCGCCAGGTCCCCTGGCACGACTCGACCGCCGGGCTCGCCGACGGCACGTGCGACGCGGCGTTCGTCTGGCTCCCGCTGCCCGATCCGGACCGCTACCGGTGGGTGGTGGTCGCCGAGGAACCCCGCTTGGTCGCCATGGCCGATACTCACCCGCTCGCCGACCGGGAGATCATCGACTTCACCGACCTGCGGGACGAGCCGTTCCTCGCTCTGCCCGACAGCGCCGGGCCGCTGCGGGACTACTGGCTTGCCATCGACGCCCGCGGCGGGAAGCCGGCACTCATTGGTGCGGAAGTGGCAAGCACCGAGGAGACGTACGAGGCGCTCGTCGCAGGTCTCGGCGTGGTCCTGCTGGCGGCCGGGAACACCCCGCTGATCACCCTCGGCGGAGTCGTCACCCGTGAGGTGAGGGGTATCTCGCCCAGCCGCTTCGCCCTGGCCTGGCGCGCCGACGACCGCCGCCCGCTGGTGCAGGAGTACGTGCGCGCATGTGAGGTGGCGACCGGGACAACGGACTGAGGCGGGGCGCAGCCGCGCCCTGGCGGAGGTACTGAGGCGGATGGTTCGACGCCGGTGGATCACCACCCAGCACCAGAACTGGCAGACGGCAGACCGCCCGGCAGGAAGAGCAGCGCCGCGCCCTGGCCTCCTTCGCCTGGGGTTCGTCCGGCTCCAGCGCTACGACCTCGCACTGCACGGGGTGCTCGATCTCGAAACCGTGGCGGCGCGCGACGGCCGGCCACCTCGGGTCGCCGCGCTTGCCTTCGGTCGCGGGCAGTTCGTAGTCGTGGACGGCCTGGTCGCAGGTGAGCAACACCCGCTCGGTGCCCCCCGTCGAGAAGAACGCCGAGCAGGAGACGATCACGCGCGGTCCGGGCGGCCGCGATGATCTGCCGGGACGGCTCGGCGGTCAGTGTGGCCGGCGGGTTCTCGATCTCCGGGGCCTTGACGATGCGAGCCCTGACCACCTGGTGCTCGCCTCTCGCCGTTACGGCAAAGTCGAATCGCTCCAAAGCTGACAAGGACCCGGCGCAGTGGCTTCCGCCGGCCGTCGGCTCCGGTGCCAGTACGCCGCGGAGTGGACGCCCACCAAACTCCGCTGGAACCTGGCCGCCGACGAGGCCGAACTCCAGGCACTGCAGAACCTGGCCGTCGAGTGCCCGACCACCGTGGTGGTCTACGAGCCCGCTCCGTAAGTGAACCCGCCTTCAAGGGAAAGGACGCCGGTTCGGTGAGCGGTGCTTGTCGGCGCAGGGTGTAGTGAAGGAGGCGGGCGCGGGCGTCGCGGTCAGGCAGGCCGAGGCCGGGGCCGATCGCGTTCCCGGCCGTGTCGTCCGCCTCCGCATGGAAGGCTGCTGTCCGGCCGGCCTGGTTGAGGGTGTGTCCCGGGGTGGCGATCGCGCGCAGCGTGGCGAGGGGTGCGTCGGAGGCGAGGGTGTTGAGGCGTTGTAGGGCATGCGGACCTGGCACAGGCGCCCGGAGCCTATGGTGCGCACACCTGAACCTGGCGGCCGGTCAGCCGGCGGGGGTGACGTAGGCGCGCGCGAAGTAAGTGTCAGCAAGGCGGCCTGAGCCGTGGCGGGTCGACAGCGCCTCCGGAAGACGTCACATGTCATGCGACATCTGAACCGCCGCGCAGGCGGAACGCTATGTTCAATTTCGCTTGCACTTGGCCTACTTACACGTCTTTTACTCCTCGGCATCTTCACATGTACACCACATAGATGGTGCACATGTGAAGAAGAAGCTGAGGAATGATGACGGTTCACAGACCCACGCTTCATGGGCGCGGGCGGCCTTGGTCCGGGGGGAATCTTCGCTTCACAGCGGGGAGTCTGACCCTGGCTCTGGCCATCACCCTGCTCGACAGCACAAGTCCGGCCATGTCTGCACCTCAGCAGGCAGCCTCAGCACCGGAGAAGCCCGCAGCCACCCAGGCAGCTGACATTGCGTCCACGCGGGTGACCGCGCGACTGTCCGGCAAGCGCGTCGAGGCTCTGTCGGAGCGGACGGAAACGTCCACAACGTGGGCCAACAAGAACGGTTCGCTCACCACTGAGCTGACGGCGGGTCCGATCCGCTTCGAGGACGAGACCACCGGTGCGTGGCGGGACGTCGACCTGGATCTGGTCCGCGGCGCGGATGGATCCGTGGAGCCGAAGGCGCACCCCCGCGGACTGAAGATTGCGGGCAGGACCGGCGGTCCCACTGCCTCGCTGAAGGCAGCGCAAGCCTCCAAAGCCACGGACCTGGTCACGCTCGGCGAGGGGGATCAGCAGATAACTCTGCAGTGGAAGGGCGGCCTGCCCGCGCCGAAGCTGGACGGCACGCGTGCCGAGTCAAGCAGAAGCCCACCACTGACACCTTCTCCTACACCCTGCCGCTGAGGGCCAAGGGCCTCAAAGCCAAGCAGCAAGCCGATGGCAGCGTGCTGTTCACCGATAAAATCAACAAAAAGCAGGCGCTGATGCCGGCGCCGGTGATGTGGGACTCCACCGTCGACAAGCGATCCGGTGAGCACACCCGCCGCGTTCCCGTCGCGATGAAGGTCGTGCCCAAGGGGTCCTCGGTCAACCTGGTAATCACACCGGACGCGAAGTTCCTCGCCGACCCCAAGACGAAGTATCCGGTGACGGTGGACCCCTCCACCTCCTCCCTCTCCAGCGTTTTCGACACCTATGTCCAGCAGGGCGAGACCGTCGACTGGTCGAACGATGTAGAGCTGGACTTGGGCAACCCGGGAACGAAGAACGCCGACGGCACCTTCCGCACCGCGCAGTCCTTCATCTCCTGGAACACCTCGCCAATCCAGGACGCGCTCGTATCCGATGCGAAGCTGTCCCTGTGGAACTTCCACTCGGGCAACAACGTGGACTGCAAGGCATACCCGTGGGAGGTATGGTCGTCCAGCGCGGCCTCTACGTCCAGCCGGTGGACGAACCGGCCCACCATGACGACCAAGAAGGCCACCTCCACCGAGACGCGCGGCAACACCTCGTGCACCACGCAGCCGGACGGGTGGATCAACGCCAACGTCACGACGCTGGTACAGGAAAAAGCGGGTCAACTCCGCCAACGCTGCGTCCAACCCGCCCAAGCTGGTCGTCACCTTGAACCGTTCCGGGTTCGGTAGAGACTCTAGATTGTGGCTGTGACCTGCGGTTCTTGGGTGTTCTGTTGGTAGTAGGTGGCTTCGTATTCGACTGGTGGGACGTGTCCTATTTCACCGTGGAGTCGTCGGTGGTTGTACCAGTCGGCCCATTCGGCCGTGGCCAACTCGACGTCGCTCAGGGCCTTCCAGGGACGCTGCGGTTTGATCAGCTCGGTTTTGTACAGACCGATGGTCGATTCCATCAGGGCGTTGTCCAGGGCGTCGCCGACGGTGCCGATGGAGGCCGCGATCTGTTCGGACGCCAGGTGGGCGGCGAGCCGGAAGCTGGTGTATTGCGAACCGGCATCGGAGTGATGGATCAACTCCCGTGCCATCACAGGGGTGTTCGCGCGGTCACGTTGCCACAGGCCCATCTCGAGTGCGGACAGCACCAGCGGGGTCTGCTTGTTCGTCGCGGCGGACCAGCCGACAATCCGGCGGGAGAAGGTGTCCACGACGAACGCGACGTAGACGGTGCCGGACCAGGTGGCCACGTAGGTGAAGTCGGCGACCCACACCCGGTTGGGGGCGCTGGCCACGAACTGCCGGCCCAGCCGGTCCGGCGCCCGGTCGGCTTCCTTGTCCGCCCTGGTGGTGACGATCTTCTTCCCGCGCACCGCCCCCGTGAGGCCCTCGGCTTTCATCAGGCGCTCAACAGTGCACCGCGCCACCTGATGACCTTGCCGCTTCAGCTCGGCCCAGATCTTGCGGGCCCCGTAGACGCTGTAGTTGTCCCGGAATATCTCCACGATCAACGGAGCCAGTTCCGCGTCCCGCATGGCACGGGCTGACAGCGGGCGCTTCTTGTGTGCGTAGTAGGTGGACGGGTGGATGCTGCAATCGTGCTCGGTGAGCGTCCTGCAGATCGGCTCGACTCC
Protein-coding regions in this window:
- a CDS encoding oxidoreductase — translated: MNKVWLVTGASSGFGRAITEAAVAAGDIVVAAARRTALLDDLVAAHPDQVEALPLDVTDIAGVQAAVDGVAARHGRIDILVNNAGRGMVGAVEETTDAELRDLMDLHFFGPAALTRAVLPHMRRRGSGAIVQLTSMGGRFAFAGVGAYCATKFALEGLSEALAAEVVPHGIRVLIVEPGAFRTGFAGAAALRPSPALGAYQDTVGPVLSGLPGGSGQEPGDPAKAAAAILTALDADEPPLRLPLGNDAADAITDHLGRARTELHSWEKLTRSTDFDD
- a CDS encoding LysR family transcriptional regulator, yielding MVMDVHGRDLRYFAAVAEELHFTRAAERLYVSQPALSKQIRMLEKQVGAALFERNRREVRLSAVGAALLPHVQRILAEWEAAQEAVARVVADQAAVLVVGMSTSPGRGGVLPAIRSRFTAARPDARLRLRQVPWHDSTAGLADGTCDAAFVWLPLPDPDRYRWVVVAEEPRLVAMADTHPLADREIIDFTDLRDEPFLALPDSAGPLRDYWLAIDARGGKPALIGAEVASTEETYEALVAGLGVVLLAAGNTPLITLGGVVTREVRGISPSRFALAWRADDRRPLVQEYVRACEVATGTTD
- a CDS encoding IS3 family transposase (programmed frameshift) encodes the protein MAKQYPKELKERAVRLVLETRDQYKTESAAIGSIGAKLDIGPESLRNWVRQAEVDAGARTGTTTEESAQLKALKKEVAELKRANEILKAAAKFLRGRARPATHTLVAFIDEQRDRFGGVEPICRTLTEHDCSIHPSTYYAHKKRPLSARAMRDAELAPLIVEIFRDNYSVYGARKIWAELKRQGHQVARCTVERLMKAEGLTGAVRGKKIVTTRADKEADRAPDRLGRQFVASAPNRVWVADFTYVATWSGTVYVAFVVDTFSRRIVGWSAATNKQTPLVLSALEMGLWQRDRANTPVMARELIHHSDAGSQYTSFRLAAHLASEQIAASIGTVGDALDNALMESTIGLYKTELIKPQRPWKALSDVELATAEWADWYNHRRLHGEIGHVPPVEYEATYYQQNTQEPQVTATI